In the Breoghania sp. genome, GCGCCGCCGCGAACGGGCGCGCCCGTGACGATCTGGAGACCGTCGATGGGGATCAGGGCGCTGAGCGAGAAGGCGCTTGCGGTCATGCGCTGACAGCCCCTGCAATGACAGGCGAAGGTGGTGACCGGCTCGCAGGTGACCTTCATCCTCACCTCACCGCAACGGCAGGTGCCTTCGCGCGACGGGATGGGAGGCGACTTGTCTGTCGATAAGGAATCCGAATTCATCTTCAGCCTCATGTTGCCATGTGTATCGTTCGCCTTATGCCTTATACGAATGGTTGGCCCGCGTGTCATGCGCCAGGGTCTTGTTTTATTGCAAAAAATGACGAGAGGGTGCGGGCATGACAACCGGCAAGACGCCGTCGGGCGGGGGGCGGGTGTTTCTGGAATTCACGCGCGTAGGGCGGCAGGTGAAGGTCTCTGCCATCGACGAGGCGACCGGCGTGGAGGTGTCCATGATGGGGCCGTTGACGGTGTCGCAGGATGAGCTGGGCCGTCTGGCCGTGCGCAAGCTCAAACGCAGGCTCGAACAGGGCGCGCGCTAGGCGGATGACGGGCGCGCTCGTGACCGGATTTGTGACCTGTCCGAGTGTCGAATGTGATCGTGCTTGGTTCGTCCCATCGGGTATGCTATGCGGCGACGGCGGGACAAGGACCGGGAAGGGTTCGTTCCGCAAATGCTGATTTGTCACCGAATTGCAGGAAGGCGCGCCTGATGTCGATTTCGAAAAACTCCGCTACCGAGCCGGTTCAGTTGGACTTTTTCACCCAGTCTCTGGCCGAGGCTGATCCGGAAATCGCGGAGGCGATTGATCTGGAACTGGGTCGTCAGCGTCACGAGATCGAGCTGATCGCGTCCGAAAACATCGTTTCGCGCGCCGTTCTCGAAGCGCAGGGGACGATTCTCACCAACAAATATGCCGAAGGCTATCCCGGAAAGCGCTATTACGGCGGTTGCCAGTATGTCGATATCGTCGAAACACTGGCCATCGAGCGCGCCAAGAAGCTCTTCGACTGCGGCTTCGTGAACGTTCAGCCGAATTCCGGCAGCCAGATGAATCAGGCCGTCTTCCTGGCGCTGCTGCAGCCGGGCGACACGTTCATGGGGCTCGATCTGAATTCCGGCGGTCACCTGACCCACGGTTCGCCCGTCAACATGTCCGGCAAGTGGTTCAACGTCGTCTCCTACGGTGTGCGCGAAGACGATCACCTGATCGACATGGACGCGGTTGCGGAAAAGGCGCGCGAGCACAAGCCGAAGCTCATTCTGGCCGGTGGCACCGCCTATTCGCGCATCTGGGACTGGAAGCGCTTCCGCGAGATCGCGGACGAGGTCGGCGCCTATCTGATGGTCGACATGGCCCATATCGCCGGTCTCGTGGCCGGTGGCGCTCATCCGTCGCCGATCCCGCATGCCCATGTGGTCACCACCACGACCCACAAGTCCTTGCGCGGACCGCGTGGCGGCATGATCCTCACCAATGACGAGGCGATTGCCAAGAAGGTCAATTCCGCCGTGTTCCCGGGCCTTCAGGGCGGGCCGCTGATGCATGTCATCGCCGCCAAGGCGGTGGCGTTGAAGGAAGCCCTTCAGCCTGAATTCAAGACCTACGCGGCCAATGTCGTTGCCAATTCGCGCGCGCTGGCGGCCAGCCTCCAGGAGCAGGGTCTCGACATCGTTTCGGGTGGCACCGACAACCACTCCATGCTGGTTGATCTGCGTCCCAAGAACGCCACCGGCAAGAAGGCTGAGGCCGCGCTCGGTCGCGCCAACATCACTTGCAACAAGAACGGCATTCCCTTCGACCCGGAAAAGCCCTTCGTCACCTCCGGCATCCGTCTCGGCACGCCTGCAGGCACGACGCGCGGCTTCGGCGTGGCGGAGTTCACCGAAATCGGCAAGCTGATTGCGGAAGTGCTCGATGGTCTGCGCCAGTCCAATTCCGAAGAGGGCAATGCGGCGGTGGAAGCCAGCGTGAAGGAACGCGTGATTGCGCTGACCGATCGCTTCCCGATCTATCAGGATTAGAGAGCACGTATGCGGTGTCCCTATTGCGGTGGCGATGAAACACAGGTCAAGGACAGTCGTCCGACCGAGGACAATACCGCTATTCGGCGTCGCCGCGTGTGTTCCACATGCGGTGGCCGCTTCACGACGTTCGAGCGCGTGCAGCTGCGCGAGCTGACCGTCGTCAAGCGCAATGGCCGCCGCGTCGTGTTCGACCGCGAAAAGCTCGCCCGTTCCGTCCAGATCGCCGTGCGCAAGCGTCCGGTGGATCCGGAGAAGATCGAGCGGATGATTTCCGGAATCGTGCGTCAGCTTGAATCTTCGGGCGAGAGCGAGGTTCCGGCGGAGGAAATCGGCACGCTGGTGATGGAGGGGCTTCGCGGCCTCGATGATGTCGCCTATGTGCGCTTTGCTTCCGTCTACAAGAACTTCCGTGAAGCGCGCGATTTCGAGGCGCTCCTGGGTGAACTCAATGCCGACGGTACGCCGGTCAATGGGGGACGGGAGCCGGAGGCGGACGAGTCGTGACGACTGATGTGACCGGTGATGTCGCCGAAAGGGAGGCTGGCCACGACGTGGAGGCAGTCCATCGCGGCAATGGGCCGGTGTCATCAAGGCCTGCTTGCGGCAAGGTCCTTCCTCATGACGAGCGCTTCATGCGCATGGCTTTGGCCATGGGCCAGCGCACGCGCGGCATCACCTGGCCCAACCCGTCCGTCGGTGCGGTGATCGTCGCCGACCATGGCGGCGTGCCGGTCGTCGTGGGGCGGGGGGCAACGGCGCCTTCGGGCCGCCCGCATGCGGAAGTCATGGCGCTGCGTCAGGCCGGTGAGGCGGCGCGCGGGGCGACCGCCTATGTCACGCTGGAGCCCTGCGCCCATTGGGGGCGGACCGGGCCGTGCGCGCTGGCACTCTCCGAAGCCGGTGTCGCACGCGTGGTCATCGGCATTTCCGACGTCAATCCGAGGGTCGCCAACAAGGGCGTCGACATGTTGCGCGCGGCGGGTGTTGAGGTTGTGAGCGGTGTTCTGGAAGAGGAATGCCGTCAGGCCCATATCGGGCATTTCCGCCGCTTTGCCGAAGGGCGTCCGCAGGTTCAGCTCAAGCTCGCCGTATCCGCCGATGGTTTCATCGGGCGCGAAGGCGCGGGGCAGGTGCACATAACTGGGCCTGAAACCCAGCGGCTCGTTCACATCATGCGCGCGGAAGCGGATGCGATCATGGTGGGCATCGGCACGGTTCTGGCCGACGATCCGATGCTGGATGTGCGCCTTGAGGGGCTGGGGGACCGCTCGCCGGTGCGCTACGTGCTCGATTCCGCGGCGCGGCTCCCGCTCGATTCCCAGCTTGTGAAGACCGCGGCGCAGGTTCCGGTGAAGGTGCTGACGACCGCTGCCGCTCCCATCGAGCGCACCACGCCGCTGATGAAAGCCGGGATCGAGATCATCACCGTGCCCGCGGATGGCGAAGGCCGCATCGATGTGGCGGCGGCGCTGAGTGCGCTTGCCCATCGCGGTGTGACGCGTCTGATGGTGGAAGGCGGCGCCCAGACGGCTGGAAGCTTCCTTCGCAGCGGGCTGGTGGATGAGGCCGTCATCTCCACAGGGCCTGAAAAGATCGGGCAGGGCGGCATTGCGCCACTTGGGCTGGAGCCGCTCGCAGCGATAACAGAGAACCCGGCCTATGCCCGCGTCAGCGAGCGCCGTCTCGGGCCAGATCGGGTCATTCACTACCGTCGCAAGGAATAGCCTCATGTTCACGGGCATCGTCACCGATATCGGCCGCGTTCTCTGCGTTACCGATATCCCCGCAGGCCGTCGTACGCGCATTGCAACGCGCTACGATGTCGAGGGCATCGACATCGGAGCGTCGATTGCCTGTGGTGGGCCGTGCCACACGGTCACGGCCAAGGGCTGTGACGACGGCCAGAACTGGTTTGAGGTGGAATCGGGGGCGGAGACGCTCAAACTGACCACAGCCGGAGCCTGGCAGGTTGGCACGCGCATCAACCTTGAGCGGTCGCTGTGCATGGGCGACGAGCTGGGCGGGCATCTGGTGCTCGGCCATGTGGACGGCACGGCGGAAGTGGTGGAGCGGCGGGATCATCCCGACAGCGTCTATTTCCGCTTCCGCGCACCGCAGGAACTTGCGCCTTTCATCGCCAAAAAGGGGTCCGTTGCCCTCGACGGGTGCTCCCTGACGGTGAACGAGGCGGAAGGCGACGAGTTTTCCGTCTTCCTCATTCCGCACACGCTGTCGGAGACGACCTGGAGCGAGCGTCAGACGGGCGAGGCGATCAATCTGGAAGTCGACATGATGGCGCGCTATGTGGCGCGACTGCGCGCCTTCGACTGACAAGAGGGCCGGTGCCGAAGCGGACAAGGCGCGCGTCATTTCACGGCGCTCGCCTTGCGACATTTGGCACTTCGCGCCACTTGCACAGGGTGAGGGGCATCTCGGGTCTGGACAAAGGGGCTGCAAAGTGGTTCCTGTCGCCAACTCAGCGACAATAACCAGAAGGCTTACCGGTCATGGCATCCGCCCACCTGCTTATCATCGACGCGCGTTTCTACGACGAGCTTTCGGACGAACTTGTGCGCGGGGCCGTTGAAGCCCTCGATGCGGCTGGGGCAACCTATGACCGTGTCTCCGTTCCCGGCGTGCTGGAAATTCCGGCAGCGCTTTCCATGGCGCTGATTGCGGCCGAGGAGGACGGCACGGATTACGATGGCTATGTGGTGCTTGGCTGTGTCATTCGCGGTGAGACGTCGCACTACGACATCGTCGCCGGTGAATCCGCACGAGCCGTCATGGACATGACCGTCGATCTGGGCCTTGCGGTCGGTAACGGTATTCTGACGGTCGAAAACAGCGACCAGGCCTGGGCCCGTGCCCGGGTGAGCGAGAAGAACAAGGGTGGTGCGGCAGCCGAAGCGGCGCTGGCCATGATCGCGGTACGCGAGAAAATCGGAGCCTGAACGAATGTCTTCGGACAACAATGCCGATCAGCAGGCAGGCAAGGCCAGCAAGGCCTCTGAACGCGAGACGCGCCCCGCCAACAAGCGTGGGCTGGCGCGGCTCGCCGCCGTGCAGGCGCTCTATCAGATGGAGATCTCCGGCCAGACGCTGGCTGATGTCATTCTGGAATTCCAGATGCACCGGCTGGGCAAGGAAATCGATGGCGAACAGTATCGTGAAGCCGATAGCGACTGGTTCAAGGATCTGATGCAGGGCATGGTCGCCAGGCAGCGCGAGATTGACCCGCAGGTCCATCACGCGTTGCAGCAGGACTGGCCCTTGAAGCGCATCGATTCCATCCTGCGCGCCATCTTGCGTGTCGGCGTCTATGAACTCCTGCGTCGCAAGGAAGTGCCCGCCCGAGTGATCATCTCCGAATATGTGGAGGTGGCGAAGGCCTTCTTTTCCGAGGACGAGCCGAAGGTCGTCAACGGCGTGCTCGACCGTATCGGGCGCGAGATCCGGCCGGACGATTTCGATCCGAAGCCCGCAAGCTGACAGCGTCGCGCGCAATCGGCGTCAGACGGAGAGGCCCCATGGGTGATGGTGACGGCAAGGGTGGCGGGATCGGCGAATTCGAGCTGATTGAACGCTATCTTGCGCCTCTTGCCACCCATCCCGGCAGTGTCGGTCTTGTCGATGACGCCGCTGTGCTCACGCCGCCCGACGGGTGTGATCTGGTTCTGACCAAGGACGCCCTTGCAGAGGGCGTCCATTTCCTTGCCGAAGACCATCCGTCTGCAATCGCGCGCAAGGCGCTCAGGGTCAATCTCTCCGATCTGGCCGCCAAGGGCGCAAGGCCGCTCGGCTACCTTTTGGGGCTCGGTCTTGCCCCGGGCTGGGATGAGGCGTGGCTCGCCGATTTCTGCGCCGGGCTTGAAGCCGATCAGCAGGCCTATGATTTCCCGCTTCTTGGTGGCGACACGATCAAGGTGGCGGCGGGGCCGGTGCTTTCGGTCACGGCAATCGGCACTGTGCCGCGGGCAACCGCGGTGCGCCGTTTTCCCGCGCGTGTCGGCGACCATCTCTATGTGACCGGCACGATCGGCGACGCTGCGCTGGGGCTGGCGCTCAGGTTTGACCCGTCGAAGGGCGAGGCGTGGGGCCTTGAAGAGGCCGAGCGCGCGCATCTCCTGGATCGCTACCTTCTGCCCCAGCCGCGCACCGAAGGCGCGGAGGCGGTGCGGTGCCACGCGCGCGCCTGCATGGATGTCTCCGATGGTCTCGTTGCCGATCTCGGCAAGATGCTGGGAGCTTCCGGGGCGGGCATCGGGGCGGATGTCTTGCTGGAAGCCGTTCCGTTTTCCAAAGCGGCCCAAAAGGCCGTCGAGGCGGACCCGGCCGCTGTTGTAACCGCGCTGACGGGGGGCGACGATTACGAGCTTCTGGCCTCGGTCGCTCCGAAAGACGCGGTGGCCTTTGAACATGCGATGCTGAGCGCGGGGCTACATCCCTCGCGGATCGGGACCGTGCGCGAGGGCGCAGGGGTAACCTATCTCAAGATGGGCAAGCGGATCGATTTCGCAGGCAGTGGCGGCTACACGCATTTCTAGTGAACCGCGCCTGCCGCAGGCGGCGCGTGCGGGCCCCGATTTTCAAAATAAACTCTGCGAACCGTGCCTGTTTCAAATGGGGGCGGGCGCGTGCGCGTGACGACCCGGGTGTGGTCTCTCAAAGGTATTGAATATCAATAAATTACAATATCCGGCTTGCGCTCTGATTCAGGTCTTTGACAAAATGAATCAACGGCAGTAGCAGGCGTTGGAGCGCCTCTTCGGACTTATTCAAGGTCTAAAATGTGTTGCAACGACGTCCCAACGCCCCTATCGGGGGATCCCGCCTACAATCCGGATCCCGATATGACCAGCGCCCCCAAGCCCGATCCTGTCTCCGGCGATCGCCTTGCCCGTCGCAACGCGCTTCTTCTGGCGGCGGCGCAGGCCATGGGTGGGGCGACGGCCTCGATCGTGGTGGCGCTGGGTGGTCTGGCTGGTCATGAGCTGCTGGGCGCCGACAAGAGCCTTGCAACGCTGCCTGTCACCTTCTTCGTGCTCGGCACAGCCTGCGGGACGCTGCCTGCGGGGTATCTGATGCGTCATCTGGGGCGTCGCACCGCCTATATGGCGGCGGCGGTCCTTGGCGGTTTCGGTGGGGTGCTTGCCTGTCTGGGCATCATTCAGGGCAGTTTCGTTACCCTGCTGCTGGGCACCATGTGCGCCGGGTTCGCCGGTGCCTTCGTGCAGAGCTACCGTTTCGCCGCGGCCGATACGGCAAGCGAGAGTTTCCGGCCCAAGGCGATCTCGTGGGTGATGACCGGTGGTCTGATCGCGGGGATCATCGGGCCGCAATCGGTGATCCTGACCGCGGATCTGTTTCTGCCGATCATGTTCGCCGGATCCTTTGCAACCATCGCGGTGCTGAACCTGGTGGGGTTGTGCCTTCTGGCCTTCGTGCGCATTCCGCGCCCCACCGTCTCGGAGCGGATGGAAACCGGCCGTCCGATTCTCCAGATCATCTCCCAAGAACGGTTCATCGTGGCGGCCGCCTGCGGCATCGGCTCCTATGCGATGATGAGCTTCGTGATGACGGCGACGCCGCTGGCGATGATCGCCTGTGGTCACACCCAGACGGATGCGGCTCTGGCGATCCAGTGGCATGTGCTGGCGATGTTCGCGCCGAGCTTCTTCACCGGGTCGCTGATCACCCGTTTCGGCAAGGCCAATGTGGTCGCCTTCGGACTGACCTTGCTGGTCGGGTGCGGGATCGTGGCGCTGGCGGGCGTGGAGGTGGAGAACTTCTGGTTTGCGCTGGTTCTGCTGGGGATTGGCTGGAATCTGGCCTTTATTGGCGCCACGTCGATGGTCACCGATGTCTATCGGCCCGAGGAGCGCAACAAGGTGCAGGCAACCAACGATTTCCTGATCTTCGGTTTTGTCGCACTTGCCTCCTTCTCATCGGGCAATGTGCTCAATGATTTCGGCTGGCAGACCATCAACTGGGTGCTGTTTCCGGTGGTTCTGGTGTGCCTTGCCCTTCTTGGCTGGCTCGTCCTGCGGGAGCGGCGCGCGTCGTTCTGACACCCCCTACTTTCGCCCAAGGCACATTCGGACGCTTGACCTCGTCACAGGTAAGGATAGTTTTTTCATGCGCATTATTGGCGGGAGCGGGGCAACACGTTC is a window encoding:
- a CDS encoding serine hydroxymethyltransferase, whose protein sequence is MTTGKTPSGGGRVFLEFTRVGRQVKVSAIDEATGVEVSMMGPLTVSQDELGRLAVRKLKRRLEQGAR
- the glyA gene encoding serine hydroxymethyltransferase, giving the protein MSISKNSATEPVQLDFFTQSLAEADPEIAEAIDLELGRQRHEIELIASENIVSRAVLEAQGTILTNKYAEGYPGKRYYGGCQYVDIVETLAIERAKKLFDCGFVNVQPNSGSQMNQAVFLALLQPGDTFMGLDLNSGGHLTHGSPVNMSGKWFNVVSYGVREDDHLIDMDAVAEKAREHKPKLILAGGTAYSRIWDWKRFREIADEVGAYLMVDMAHIAGLVAGGAHPSPIPHAHVVTTTTHKSLRGPRGGMILTNDEAIAKKVNSAVFPGLQGGPLMHVIAAKAVALKEALQPEFKTYAANVVANSRALAASLQEQGLDIVSGGTDNHSMLVDLRPKNATGKKAEAALGRANITCNKNGIPFDPEKPFVTSGIRLGTPAGTTRGFGVAEFTEIGKLIAEVLDGLRQSNSEEGNAAVEASVKERVIALTDRFPIYQD
- the nrdR gene encoding transcriptional regulator NrdR, which translates into the protein MRCPYCGGDETQVKDSRPTEDNTAIRRRRVCSTCGGRFTTFERVQLRELTVVKRNGRRVVFDREKLARSVQIAVRKRPVDPEKIERMISGIVRQLESSGESEVPAEEIGTLVMEGLRGLDDVAYVRFASVYKNFREARDFEALLGELNADGTPVNGGREPEADES
- the ribD gene encoding bifunctional diaminohydroxyphosphoribosylaminopyrimidine deaminase/5-amino-6-(5-phosphoribosylamino)uracil reductase RibD, with amino-acid sequence MTTDVTGDVAEREAGHDVEAVHRGNGPVSSRPACGKVLPHDERFMRMALAMGQRTRGITWPNPSVGAVIVADHGGVPVVVGRGATAPSGRPHAEVMALRQAGEAARGATAYVTLEPCAHWGRTGPCALALSEAGVARVVIGISDVNPRVANKGVDMLRAAGVEVVSGVLEEECRQAHIGHFRRFAEGRPQVQLKLAVSADGFIGREGAGQVHITGPETQRLVHIMRAEADAIMVGIGTVLADDPMLDVRLEGLGDRSPVRYVLDSAARLPLDSQLVKTAAQVPVKVLTTAAAPIERTTPLMKAGIEIITVPADGEGRIDVAAALSALAHRGVTRLMVEGGAQTAGSFLRSGLVDEAVISTGPEKIGQGGIAPLGLEPLAAITENPAYARVSERRLGPDRVIHYRRKE
- a CDS encoding riboflavin synthase — encoded protein: MFTGIVTDIGRVLCVTDIPAGRRTRIATRYDVEGIDIGASIACGGPCHTVTAKGCDDGQNWFEVESGAETLKLTTAGAWQVGTRINLERSLCMGDELGGHLVLGHVDGTAEVVERRDHPDSVYFRFRAPQELAPFIAKKGSVALDGCSLTVNEAEGDEFSVFLIPHTLSETTWSERQTGEAINLEVDMMARYVARLRAFD
- the ribH gene encoding 6,7-dimethyl-8-ribityllumazine synthase, which encodes MASAHLLIIDARFYDELSDELVRGAVEALDAAGATYDRVSVPGVLEIPAALSMALIAAEEDGTDYDGYVVLGCVIRGETSHYDIVAGESARAVMDMTVDLGLAVGNGILTVENSDQAWARARVSEKNKGGAAAEAALAMIAVREKIGA
- the nusB gene encoding transcription antitermination factor NusB — encoded protein: MSSDNNADQQAGKASKASERETRPANKRGLARLAAVQALYQMEISGQTLADVILEFQMHRLGKEIDGEQYREADSDWFKDLMQGMVARQREIDPQVHHALQQDWPLKRIDSILRAILRVGVYELLRRKEVPARVIISEYVEVAKAFFSEDEPKVVNGVLDRIGREIRPDDFDPKPAS
- the thiL gene encoding thiamine-phosphate kinase — translated: MGDGDGKGGGIGEFELIERYLAPLATHPGSVGLVDDAAVLTPPDGCDLVLTKDALAEGVHFLAEDHPSAIARKALRVNLSDLAAKGARPLGYLLGLGLAPGWDEAWLADFCAGLEADQQAYDFPLLGGDTIKVAAGPVLSVTAIGTVPRATAVRRFPARVGDHLYVTGTIGDAALGLALRFDPSKGEAWGLEEAERAHLLDRYLLPQPRTEGAEAVRCHARACMDVSDGLVADLGKMLGASGAGIGADVLLEAVPFSKAAQKAVEADPAAVVTALTGGDDYELLASVAPKDAVAFEHAMLSAGLHPSRIGTVREGAGVTYLKMGKRIDFAGSGGYTHF
- a CDS encoding MFS transporter — protein: MTSAPKPDPVSGDRLARRNALLLAAAQAMGGATASIVVALGGLAGHELLGADKSLATLPVTFFVLGTACGTLPAGYLMRHLGRRTAYMAAAVLGGFGGVLACLGIIQGSFVTLLLGTMCAGFAGAFVQSYRFAAADTASESFRPKAISWVMTGGLIAGIIGPQSVILTADLFLPIMFAGSFATIAVLNLVGLCLLAFVRIPRPTVSERMETGRPILQIISQERFIVAAACGIGSYAMMSFVMTATPLAMIACGHTQTDAALAIQWHVLAMFAPSFFTGSLITRFGKANVVAFGLTLLVGCGIVALAGVEVENFWFALVLLGIGWNLAFIGATSMVTDVYRPEERNKVQATNDFLIFGFVALASFSSGNVLNDFGWQTINWVLFPVVLVCLALLGWLVLRERRASF